In Lathyrus oleraceus cultivar Zhongwan6 chromosome 2, CAAS_Psat_ZW6_1.0, whole genome shotgun sequence, the DNA window aacttcaaacacagtaatttatgaatatgaaaaatcttttcaaaagtttctgaagaatgggatagagagaagcagaatggcatccatgatttatggggtcagtcagaacaatagaagaggaattgggtatgatcctagtgaagataaaacttctactaatgacaaacctaaatctccgttttcctatcactatacacatacacaagcacaacgctttgataatgctagaaaacccaaagtgttaagaaactctgggaacactaatcacaaaggacccaaaagattctgggtaccaaaagataagattgtttatgttgcatATATCTTATGCAGTagagttaagacaccagtcatggtacaTGGACTCgggatgctcgcgacacatgacgggaagaaagtatatgttccaaaacctggaacttaaagatgcaGGCTTtgtaggtttcagaggaaatcagaaaggtaggatcagaggctccggaactattggtaatggtactcttccctctatatctgatgttctctatgtagaaggattaatgcataatatgttatcaataagtcaattaagtgataacaCGTATGAcgtaatcttcaatcaaaaaacatgtaaagcaattaatcagaacaatggaacaatcttattcactggcaagaggaaaaacaatatttataaaataagactttcagatttaaaagaacaaaatgtaaaatgtttaatgtctgatcatgaagagcaatgggtatggcatagacgcttgggccacattagcatgagaaagctatctcagctaaataaacttgagttagtcagaggtctacccaagcttaacttttcttcagatgctctatgtgaagcatgtcagagaggaaaattttcaaaatcatctttttaaaagaaaaatattgtttctacctctaagcctctggaacttcttcacattgatttgtttggtcctgtgaaaacaggATCAGCCAATGGAAAGAAATATCGACTAGTTAttattgatgattttagtagctggacatgggtaaaattcttaaagcacaagagtgagtctcactctgtattcactagcttctgttccaaagtgcaaaacgaatttgactctaaaatcatcagagtcaaaagtgatcatggtggagaatttgaaaataaattttttgaataattatttgactctaatggaatatcccatgatttctcctgccctagaactccacaacaaaatggagttgtagaaaggaagaatatgacactccaagagatggccagaaccatgatcaatgaaacaaatgtggctaagcacttttgggctgaagtagtaaatacagcgtgttatattcaaaatagaatctccataagacctattctggagaagactccctatgaactgtgtaaaggaagaaaacccaacatttattattttcatccttttggatgctcttgctttattctgaatactaaagaacatctgaacaagtttgattcaaaagcacaaaaaggtattatgttaggatactcagaacgctctaaaggctacagagtatacaatacagaaaccaaaattgtggaagaatcaattcacgtcagatttgatgataagcttgaccctgaaaagtcaaagctagttgagaaacttgcagatctggagattactcttgcaggttctgacgagaagatcaaagcaccagaagtatctgataTGCAAAGTTCAGAAGGAACAAAAGCCCGAGCGATCCAAAAGAAATCAAAAAGTCGCCCCAAtatatctgaagagttgattctgggaaacaaggatgaacttatccgaactaggtcaaccttcaaggtacctgaagaaactcctctaggactagtatctctgatcgagcctacttcctgtgatgaggcacttcaagatgacgactgggttctagccatgcaagaagagctagatcaattcacaaagaatgatgtctgggatcttgttcccaagcccagaggcactcacgttatcggaaccagatgggtattcagaaacaagctgaacgagaaaggagaagtcgtcagaaacaaagctcgactggtagctcaaggttacagtcaacaagaaggagttgactacaatgaaacctttgccccagtcgccaggttagaatctattcgcttacttgtttcatttgctgtaaatcactctatcaaactatatcaaatggatgtcaagagcgcatttcttaatggctatatatcagaagaagtgtatgtcaatcaacctccaggttttgaaaattcaaattgtccagaacatgtctttaaacttaagaaatctttatacggactaaaacaagctcctagagcttggtatgaaagactaagtaattttcttctggaacatgattttatcagagggaaagttgactctacactcttctataaaaacattaataatgaccttatgatatgccagatatatgttgatgatatcatttttggttcagctaactcctttgtatgtcaagaattctctgagctaatgcaggcagaatttgaaatgagcttaatgcaagaactaaagttctttctaggaattcaaatcaatcaaacttcagaaatcacctatgttcatcaaagtaaatacataaaagacattataaagaaattcgaaatggttgaatgcaaacctgctaaaacacccatgcatccaacttgcattctggaaaaagaagtTAGTCAGAAgatttgtcagaagctctatcgtggtatggTAGGCTatcttctctatctgactgctacacgtcctgatattctgtttagtgtTTGTCTATGTGCCAGATTCTAATCAGgtcctagagaatctcatttaatagatgttaaaagaatactcagatatctgaaaggaacttCTAAgatgggcctgatgtatgagaaaacatcagagtatagactttctggttattgtgatgcagattacgcaggggacaaaatggaaccaaaaagtacatctggaaattatcagctcttgggaaagaatctgatatcctgggccaacaaaagacaatcaaccatagccttgtccactgcagaagcaaaatatatttcagcatcactatgcactactcagatgctctggatgaagaatcaactagagaatcttcaaatctttgagagtaacattcctatcttttgcGACAATACTGTTGCCATCtatttaagtaagaatcctattttgcactccagagctaagcacatagaaataaaacatcatttcattagggactatgttcagaaaggggtcGTAATGTTgaaatttattgatacagaccatcaatgggctgacatctttaccaaaccccttgctgaagatagattaTCCTTTATCTTAAAGAATataaacattcaaaattgtcctgaataaaatgtgcctctgagatAGCAAAATAAGATTCTGATGTAAACAGTTAGGTTCTATATCTAACTCTGATactactaccagttagaagtcatctgagttagaaatctccaagaaccaaccctttggtattcctgaagatcagataaagtaacacgtggagcatcatgcgtctgaccttggaacttctagacagctgtctagcagtaatcaagaaaTAGTCTCTTGAGATCTCTTGTAATCATTCTCCCTCTAACGTGCGTACTTGGTTTTTGTACTAAACTCTAACTTCTGTGTCATTTTGCATGCGCCCTAAATTGGGTATTTAAACGTTGTTTTTCATaattgcacacttttcactcacaaaCACTCCTAACCCTCTCCTTCAgttttcctctctctctctctaagGCATTTTCTACAGTGATTACTCAAGTTCTTCAACCTTCACATCAAGTTCGTCAATGATCTTCATGGATTCTAAACAACAGTCTGTGTAgaacttctctcaacagatgaaCTCGAATGAGCAAGCTCCAAGTTCAAGTCATCAAAACCCAGCAGTCACCGGCATCGTTTCCACTCCCatttacaaagaacctcacattcttgaccgtgagccTCATATCCATATTGCAACACCCTTTGAAAAGCTGGAAGTGTTGTATGAAACATTGGTAAATTTTGACAACATGAGAAGAAATGGTGTCGACCTCActgatgaattgaagaagcaaggatgggaaaactacttccaacgTCTCTATGACCAAGTCTACACAAATCTGGTAAAAGAATTCTGGAGGTTCGCTGACGCTGAcgatcactacattgtctcctacgttctgggagtcaagatggTCATCACAGAAAAATTAATTGctgctcttctgggcatggaGAAGACTGGAGGAAGACGCATATACAACACCAATCCTAGGGCAAAGTCTTTGTCCCATGAGATAAACTCCACAACTTTTCAACAAAGTGCTGAAGGCAAGCATTCGAAGAACAAGGAATTGCATCAGAACCTCTGGGTATGGATGAAGATCATCTtaggcaccatccatcatcgccTAGCCTCCAACTCCTTAGAttacatcaacacagaccagaaatgcattatgtactgcattcacaagggtctgaagctctgccttcctgcactcctcttcaaatatctcagagaTTCCATGAAAgataccagaaacaacatgaagacaagAAATTACATTCCTCTGGGGAGGCTTATTTCTGATGTACTGATTGAAAGTGgcctcgtggaccatctgatacagttcagactcatggaagacgtgaTGATAGATACTAGAAGACCTTTGAACGCTCGtaatctgaagagcatgggaattaTTAATCAAGTAAGGGTCAAACCAACTCTGGACGCCTCTTGGGAAGCTCTtaaagatcagaggaagatcccaaatggactctatctgttctcaaagatcgaccctccagaggtagTCATGTACTACTTAGATGATCTACGCAAACAAGGAGTAGACATCTCAGATTTCACCTTAGATTGGCTGCCCGAATTTCCTCCAGATTTCATGAAGAGGACACGAGAACCATCTGAGAAGGCAAAGCAGGCAAAAAGAGAAAAGCTGGGAGAACCATCTGGATCAAGACCACCAACACCTCTGGTTGGATCACCTGGTAAGTCTGTACCTCTTCCTCCTTCTGTAAAAATCAAACAAGTTGTTTCCTCACTCCCTCAACCTTCGCCCATATACATAACCTCTGAAACTCCTCCTTCAACCTCTAGACCATCTAACCAACCTTCTCAAAAATTCAATCTTGCCACCACATCTCTACCCATTTCAGAAGCGGAAATGCTGAACGAAACCACTTCACCCTCCTCATCACCATCTCCAGAATACCCACCTTACTACACCCTTTCATCTGACACTGAACCCTCTGACCCTCACTCCCCAACTCTGGCTCAGCGTCAACAccgtgctctggcctctcaacagcCAACATAATCTAACCTTGAACCAGAAGTTACCTCTCCACCCACAGAAAACCCAAACACAACCACCTCTGACCCGCAACCATCTGAACCAATCCACTCTGAATCACAACCATACCAACCACAACACTCTGAAATACCCCAACCAACTACCTCCGCTGACCCACCAACTCCCACTCTTAACTTAAGCCCCCCCACTTCTCCACCCCAAGCCTCTGAACCAGAAACCACCCTTCTGACCCTTAAGGAAACAATAAAGGTTTTTGcagaagcttcagttgacaaggtcaagtctctgaccatcaacttTGGCATCAATGATGATCCCTCCACTGTAAGGACTCACTGGAATagagtgataagttggatgacctctgtagccttcaagctgaaaggcctctctgaacaagtctGCAACGACTTCACGAGAGACGCTAAGATCAGACTTCAGGACCgtctagccagagaagctgaggagcgggaaagaaaggaagctgaagagaaggcaatgaaagaagaacttcAGAGAATCAAAGAGGCTAGggccaaagctctagctgatgttgttgttgctgctgctgaagTTGAGGCAAAAGCCAAAGCTGCCGCTGAAGAAGCTGCTCGTCTTGCTGAAGAGTCTGCTGCCAGAGTAAG includes these proteins:
- the LOC127122732 gene encoding leucine-rich repeat extensin-like protein 1, translated to MYYLDDLRKQGVDISDFTLDWLPEFPPDFMKRTREPSEKAKQAKREKLGEPSGSRPPTPLVGSPGKSVPLPPSVKIKQVVSSLPQPSPIYITSETPPSTSRPSNQPSQKFNLATTSLPISEAEMLNETTSPSSSPSPEYPPYYTLSSDTEPSDPHSPTLAQRQHRALASQQPT